The Hippocampus zosterae strain Florida chromosome 20, ASM2543408v3, whole genome shotgun sequence genome contains a region encoding:
- the LOC127593095 gene encoding cystatin-B-like: MICRGLTDGTNADEDIQKICNEVKSQAEQKTRKKYDVFVAKVYKSQVVAGTNYFIKVHVGGDDHIHMRVFKSLPHAGSVLKLADVQEDKTHADAIEFF, translated from the exons ATGATATGCAGAGGACTTACAGATGGCACAAATGCCGACGAAGATATTCAGAAAATCTGCAACGAA GTAAAGTCTCAAGCTGAGCAAAAAACGCGGAAAAAGTACGACGTCTTCGTCGCCAAGGTTTACAAATCACAGGTTGTCGCTGGGACCAACTACTTCATCAAG GTGCACGTGGGAGGAGATGACCACATCCACATGCGCGTCTTCAAAAGTCTGCCACACGCCGGGTCAGTGCTGAAGCTGGCTGACGTCCAAGAGGACAAGACACATGCCGATGCCATTGAGTTCTTTTGA